From Nguyenibacter vanlangensis, one genomic window encodes:
- a CDS encoding acyltransferase, translating to MEKRLFHTIDGLRGLAAAAVVLLHMGMIFPHAWYPPGAYLAVDLFFGLSGFVLAEAYAARLEAGLPISAFLRERVLRLWPLYTLGLSIGAAATTVKVLCHHAPVSALFSFPLALVYFPWSGSQGELYPLNLPAWSLFYELLVNTLMAATWRRLSNQALAGLIGCCALGLVAAAWITGSLNAGFTWGGAPIAVARVGFSFFLGILLWRARLRPIGFSAWVPMTILVVGLVADMAPLPHGAADLLAVFLLFPLIIWLSGSVQPSGPSLPVFKALGAASYAVYTVHEPILQCIASVINKGFGISLATIPLWDCVAMLIGLFLLSLRLNALDLTVRHHLRRLVRPLPPSGPILAAPSYRPSSDRPG from the coding sequence ATGGAGAAACGCCTGTTTCATACTATTGACGGCCTGCGCGGTCTCGCGGCGGCGGCCGTCGTTCTCCTGCACATGGGCATGATTTTTCCCCATGCCTGGTACCCTCCGGGCGCCTATCTCGCCGTGGACCTGTTCTTCGGCCTCAGCGGCTTCGTTCTGGCCGAGGCCTATGCGGCACGGCTCGAGGCCGGATTGCCGATTTCAGCCTTCCTGCGCGAACGCGTATTGCGTCTCTGGCCGCTCTACACGCTGGGGTTGTCGATCGGCGCCGCTGCAACCACGGTCAAGGTGCTCTGTCACCACGCGCCTGTCTCGGCCCTGTTTTCGTTTCCGCTGGCGCTCGTCTATTTTCCCTGGTCTGGCAGCCAGGGGGAACTCTATCCCTTGAATCTGCCGGCCTGGTCTCTCTTTTACGAATTGCTCGTCAACACCCTCATGGCCGCCACCTGGCGACGCCTCAGCAATCAGGCCCTGGCCGGACTGATCGGCTGCTGCGCGCTCGGCCTGGTCGCCGCAGCCTGGATCACGGGCTCCCTCAACGCCGGCTTCACCTGGGGCGGCGCACCCATCGCCGTGGCACGGGTCGGATTCTCGTTTTTCCTCGGGATTCTCCTCTGGCGCGCGCGTCTGCGCCCCATCGGGTTCAGCGCCTGGGTTCCGATGACCATCCTGGTGGTCGGATTGGTGGCCGACATGGCCCCTCTGCCGCATGGCGCGGCCGATCTTCTGGCCGTGTTCCTGCTGTTCCCGCTGATCATCTGGCTCAGCGGATCGGTACAGCCCTCCGGCCCCAGCCTGCCCGTGTTCAAGGCGCTGGGGGCCGCATCCTACGCGGTCTACACCGTGCACGAACCGATCCTCCAATGCATCGCCTCGGTCATCAACAAGGGGTTCGGCATCTCGCTCGCCACGATCCCCTTGTGGGATTGCGTCGCCATGCTGATCGGGCTGTTCCTGCTGTCCCTGCGCCTGAACGCGCTGGACCTGACGGTGCGGCATCATCTGCGGCGACTGGTCCGCCCCCTCCCGCCCTCCGGTCCCATCCTGGCGGCTCCATCCTACAGGCCCAGTTCCGACAGGCCGGGATGA
- a CDS encoding DUF2474 domain-containing protein, translating into MTRTEGIAMRRPWVKRLGWLVAIWGASVLALGVLATLMHLLMAAAGMVG; encoded by the coding sequence GTGACGCGGACGGAGGGGATCGCGATGCGCCGGCCCTGGGTGAAGCGGCTGGGATGGCTGGTGGCGATCTGGGGCGCCAGCGTGCTGGCCCTGGGCGTGCTGGCGACGCTGATGCACCTGCTGATGGCCGCCGCCGGCATGGTGGGCTGA
- the cydB gene encoding cytochrome d ubiquinol oxidase subunit II, translating to MGIDLPLIWVVIIAFGLMMYVIMDGFDLGIGILSPFVHDREDRDLMVNTVAPVWDGNETWLVLGGAALYGAFPLAYSLLLSALYLPLILMLAGLICRGVAFEFRFKADAAHRPFWDKMFAVSSYGATFFQGVSLGAFIDGFHVSGPSYLGGAFDWLSPFSVFTGLGLIVAYALLGATWLTMKTAGDLQARMIACARWVTLALLAVIAIVSLWTPLSHPAIAARWFSLPNLYYFAPVPVLILAVGALMLRLLRGTPNAGPFLLTLVLLFLGYSGLAISLWPNIIPPGVSFRAAASPPESMGFALVGTLFIIPVILTYTAWAYHVFRGKVTSNEGYH from the coding sequence ATGGGTATCGATCTTCCGCTGATCTGGGTCGTCATCATCGCGTTCGGCCTGATGATGTACGTCATCATGGACGGGTTCGACCTGGGTATCGGCATCCTGTCCCCCTTCGTCCATGACCGGGAGGACCGTGACCTGATGGTCAATACGGTGGCACCGGTCTGGGACGGCAACGAGACCTGGCTGGTGCTGGGCGGGGCGGCGCTGTACGGCGCGTTCCCGCTGGCCTATTCGCTGCTGCTGAGCGCGCTGTACCTGCCGCTGATCCTGATGCTGGCCGGGCTGATCTGCCGCGGGGTGGCGTTTGAATTCCGCTTCAAGGCCGATGCGGCGCACCGGCCGTTCTGGGACAAGATGTTCGCGGTGTCGTCCTATGGCGCGACCTTCTTCCAGGGCGTGTCGCTGGGGGCGTTCATCGACGGGTTCCATGTCAGCGGCCCGTCCTATCTGGGCGGGGCGTTCGACTGGCTGTCGCCGTTCAGCGTGTTCACCGGGCTGGGGCTGATCGTGGCCTATGCGCTGCTGGGCGCCACCTGGCTGACGATGAAGACGGCGGGCGACCTGCAGGCGCGGATGATCGCGTGCGCGCGGTGGGTGACGCTGGCGCTGCTGGCGGTCATCGCCATCGTCAGCCTGTGGACGCCGCTGAGCCATCCGGCGATCGCCGCGCGCTGGTTCTCGCTGCCCAACCTGTATTATTTCGCGCCGGTGCCGGTGCTGATCCTGGCGGTCGGCGCGCTGATGCTGCGCCTGCTGCGCGGCACGCCGAATGCCGGGCCGTTCCTGCTGACGCTGGTGCTGCTGTTCCTGGGCTATAGCGGGCTGGCGATCAGCCTGTGGCCGAACATCATTCCGCCGGGCGTGTCCTTCCGCGCCGCCGCCAGCCCGCCGGAGAGCATGGGCTTCGCCCTGGTCGGCACGCTGTTCATCATCCCGGTCATCCTGACCTATACCGCGTGGGCCTATCACGTGTTCCGCGGCAAGGTGACGTCGAACGAAGGCTATCATTGA
- the glgA gene encoding glycogen synthase GlgA: MDRHHQAPGSIRVLSVASEMFPFVKTGGLGDVVGSLPVALRAEGVMVTTLLPGYPAVLDALEGPVRVAEFTPLPDVTVSLLDGHAAGHHLLVIDCPALFRRKGNPYLGPDGADWPDNGLRFATLSRVAATIAQGQVAACLPDLVLAHDWQAGLTAAYTHYDGLPAAPVVHTIHNIAFQGRFPAADLANFGLPPHAFAIDGVEYHGDIGFLKAGLHFATWITTVSPTYAREIQQPEWGMGLDGLLRARSDRLIGILNGIDTDDWNPATDPAVLFPYQVGDIRGRRPNKRAFQAEFGLPQDPDVFLLGLVSRLTGQKGVDILADIAPRILDDRTQLVVVGSGDAAMEQAFARLSRRYPDRLACHIGYSEQLGHRIQASVDGLLIPSRFEPCGLTQLCAARYGCVPIAARVGGLADTIIDANQAAMTSNVATGLLFSPTDGDTLVNAVRRGANLYRDRARWMALQRNAAHYDVSWGHKAHEYAQLFRRVLGRNDIAANDHDHDVLLVRPRAGGRRARRAGPIGPHAIDLPHGRFPPHAARRARVRANSLHARPH; the protein is encoded by the coding sequence ATGGATCGACACCACCAGGCGCCCGGATCCATCCGGGTTCTCTCCGTCGCTTCGGAAATGTTTCCGTTCGTCAAGACGGGGGGCCTGGGAGATGTCGTGGGGTCGCTGCCCGTCGCCTTGCGGGCCGAGGGCGTGATGGTCACCACCCTGCTGCCCGGCTACCCCGCAGTGCTCGACGCGCTCGAGGGCCCGGTCCGGGTCGCCGAATTCACGCCGCTGCCCGACGTCACGGTCTCGCTGCTCGACGGCCACGCGGCCGGCCATCATCTGCTGGTGATCGACTGCCCGGCCCTGTTCCGGCGCAAGGGTAATCCCTATCTCGGCCCCGACGGCGCGGACTGGCCCGATAACGGCCTGCGTTTCGCAACCCTCTCGCGCGTGGCGGCGACGATCGCGCAGGGACAGGTCGCGGCCTGCCTGCCCGACCTGGTGCTGGCGCATGACTGGCAGGCCGGGCTGACGGCGGCCTATACCCATTATGACGGACTGCCCGCGGCGCCGGTGGTGCATACCATCCACAACATCGCCTTCCAGGGGCGCTTCCCCGCCGCCGACCTGGCGAATTTCGGCCTGCCGCCGCATGCCTTCGCGATCGACGGGGTGGAATATCACGGCGATATCGGCTTCCTGAAGGCCGGGCTGCATTTCGCCACCTGGATCACCACGGTCTCGCCCACCTATGCGCGCGAAATCCAGCAGCCCGAATGGGGCATGGGGCTGGACGGGCTGCTGCGGGCGCGCTCCGACCGGCTGATCGGCATCCTGAACGGCATCGACACCGACGACTGGAATCCCGCGACCGACCCGGCGGTGCTCTTTCCCTACCAGGTCGGCGACATTCGCGGCCGCCGCCCCAACAAGCGCGCCTTCCAGGCCGAATTCGGCCTGCCCCAGGATCCGGACGTCTTCCTGCTGGGGCTGGTCAGCCGCCTGACCGGGCAGAAGGGCGTGGACATCCTGGCCGACATCGCGCCGCGCATCCTCGACGACCGCACGCAGCTCGTCGTGGTCGGCAGCGGCGACGCGGCGATGGAACAGGCCTTCGCCCGGCTGTCGCGCCGCTATCCCGACCGCCTGGCCTGCCATATCGGCTACAGCGAGCAGCTCGGCCATCGGATCCAGGCTTCGGTCGACGGGCTGCTGATCCCCTCGCGCTTCGAACCCTGCGGCCTGACGCAGCTCTGCGCCGCGCGCTATGGCTGCGTGCCGATCGCCGCCCGGGTCGGGGGGCTGGCCGACACGATCATCGATGCCAACCAGGCCGCGATGACCAGCAATGTCGCGACCGGCCTGCTGTTCTCGCCGACCGATGGCGACACGCTGGTCAATGCCGTCCGCCGCGGCGCCAACCTGTATCGCGACCGCGCCCGATGGATGGCGCTGCAGCGCAACGCCGCGCATTACGACGTGTCCTGGGGGCACAAGGCGCATGAATATGCGCAATTATTCCGCCGCGTGCTCGGGCGGAACGACATCGCCGCCAACGATCACGACCATGACGTGCTGCTGGTGCGGCCGCGCGCCGGCGGCCGGCGGGCGCGCCGCGCCGGGCCCATCGGCCCGCACGCGATCGACCTGCCGCATGGCCGCTTTCCCCCGCATGCGGCGCGGCGCGCCCGCGTGCGGGCCAACAGCCTGCATGCCCGCCCGCATTGA
- a CDS encoding xylose ABC transporter ATP-binding protein, whose amino-acid sequence MSEYLLEMRNITKDFSGVKALDGIDLRVRPGECVGLCGENGAGKSTMMKVLSAVYPYGTWGGTILWQGVELRAASIRETEEAGIVIIHQELMLVPQLSVAENIFLGREPRTAAGLIDFDRMNLDAARLLSDLRMGHINVVLPVSSYAGGEQQLIEIAKALSKKAKLLILDEPTSSLTKAETAILLRLVKDLKARGTACVYISHKLEEIQEIADTVTVIRDGRFVGAAPIGDLTIGDIIRMMVGRDMGNLFPREAHPIGDVVLEAIGMTCLDLNNPLRKRVDNVSFALRRGEILGIAGLVGAGRTELVSALFGAYPGQYSGEIRLDGARLRIRSPREAVRHGICMVPEDRKLQGIVPGLGVGYNITLSVLEDFAHAGLIDEHREFADIRTAIDRLRIKTASPLLAISNLSGGNQQKAVISKMLEPRPRVLILDEPTRGVDVGAKYEIYKLMFALVKEGMSIIMVSSELPEILGISDRVLVIGEGELRGDFVNDETLTQERILTAAITPVRQAA is encoded by the coding sequence ATGTCCGAGTATCTTCTGGAAATGCGGAATATCACCAAGGATTTTTCCGGGGTGAAGGCGCTGGACGGCATCGATCTGCGCGTCCGCCCCGGCGAATGCGTCGGGCTGTGCGGCGAGAACGGCGCCGGGAAATCGACGATGATGAAGGTGCTGTCCGCCGTCTATCCCTATGGCACCTGGGGCGGCACCATCCTGTGGCAGGGGGTTGAGCTGCGCGCGGCCTCCATCCGCGAGACGGAGGAGGCCGGGATCGTCATCATTCACCAGGAGCTGATGCTGGTTCCGCAACTTTCGGTCGCCGAGAATATCTTTCTGGGCCGCGAGCCGCGCACGGCGGCCGGCCTGATCGATTTCGACCGCATGAACCTGGACGCGGCGCGGCTGCTGTCGGACCTGCGGATGGGGCATATCAACGTCGTCCTGCCCGTGTCGTCCTATGCGGGGGGCGAGCAGCAACTGATCGAGATCGCCAAGGCGCTGAGCAAGAAGGCGAAGCTGCTGATCCTGGACGAGCCGACCTCGTCCCTGACCAAGGCCGAGACCGCCATCCTGCTGCGGCTGGTCAAGGACCTGAAGGCGCGCGGCACGGCCTGCGTCTATATCTCGCACAAGCTGGAGGAAATCCAGGAGATTGCCGATACGGTCACGGTGATCCGCGACGGGCGGTTCGTGGGCGCGGCGCCGATCGGCGACCTGACGATCGGCGATATCATCCGCATGATGGTCGGGCGGGACATGGGCAACCTGTTCCCACGCGAGGCGCACCCGATCGGCGACGTCGTGCTGGAAGCGATCGGCATGACGTGCCTCGACCTGAACAATCCGCTGCGCAAGCGGGTGGACAACGTATCGTTCGCGCTGCGGCGGGGCGAGATCCTGGGCATTGCGGGGCTGGTCGGCGCGGGGCGCACGGAACTGGTCAGCGCGCTGTTCGGGGCCTATCCCGGGCAGTATTCGGGCGAGATCCGGCTGGACGGCGCAAGGCTGCGTATCCGTTCGCCGCGCGAGGCGGTGCGGCACGGCATCTGCATGGTGCCCGAGGACCGCAAGCTGCAGGGCATCGTGCCGGGCCTGGGGGTGGGATACAACATCACCCTGTCGGTGCTGGAGGATTTCGCCCATGCCGGGCTGATCGACGAGCACCGGGAATTCGCGGATATCCGCACCGCCATCGACAGGCTGCGGATCAAGACCGCGAGTCCGCTGCTGGCCATTTCCAATCTTTCGGGCGGCAACCAGCAGAAGGCGGTCATTTCCAAGATGCTGGAACCCAGGCCCAGGGTCCTGATCCTGGACGAGCCGACGCGCGGCGTGGATGTCGGCGCGAAATACGAGATCTACAAGCTGATGTTCGCCCTGGTGAAGGAGGGGATGTCGATCATCATGGTCTCGTCCGAACTGCCCGAGATCCTGGGCATCAGCGACCGCGTCCTGGTCATCGGCGAGGGCGAGCTGCGGGGCGATTTCGTCAATGACGAGACGCTGACGCAGGAGCGCATCCTGACGGCGGCCATAACGCCCGTGCGCCAGGCGGCCTGA
- a CDS encoding nuclear transport factor 2 family protein, with protein MTDAMGAVRPPLPPFSRESAAQKVRAAEDAWNSRDPERVALAYTPDSQWRNRSEFIRGRAAIAAFLARKWQDEAEYRLIKELWAWSGDRIAVRFAYEWRNAAGSWFRSYGNENWEFDAAGLMRQRHASINDQPISPEARLFHWARSGPRPADHPGLSELGL; from the coding sequence ATGACCGACGCGATGGGCGCAGTGCGCCCGCCTTTGCCGCCCTTCAGCCGCGAGAGTGCGGCGCAGAAGGTGCGCGCGGCCGAAGATGCCTGGAATTCCCGCGACCCGGAGCGGGTCGCGCTGGCCTATACCCCCGACAGCCAATGGCGCAACCGGTCGGAATTCATTCGCGGACGCGCGGCGATCGCCGCGTTTCTGGCACGCAAATGGCAGGACGAGGCCGAATATCGGCTGATCAAGGAGTTATGGGCCTGGAGCGGCGATCGGATCGCCGTGCGCTTTGCCTATGAATGGCGGAATGCGGCCGGGTCGTGGTTTCGGTCCTATGGGAACGAGAATTGGGAATTCGATGCGGCCGGACTGATGCGGCAGCGCCATGCGAGCATCAACGACCAGCCGATTTCCCCCGAAGCGCGCCTGTTCCATTGGGCGCGCAGCGGACCGCGGCCGGCGGATCATCCCGGCCTGTCGGAACTGGGCCTGTAG
- a CDS encoding MFS transporter — protein sequence MTPLPPTGAIPARSAREARHVAIACFLGWMLDACDFFVVLFTLDNVARSYAASIEAVLLAPTLTLISRPVGAYLFGRAADRYGRRPILIAAILCYSLVELLSALAPTLGLFLFLRLLFGVALGGEWGVGTALTMESVPPRWRGMTSGLLQAGYPAGYLLASLLFLLLPVLGWRGLFVLSASSGLSAIYIVLFVKESPEWLARHRVAAGGPGRNRGPAGAPILPVLKRHRALVLYAVCLMTAFNVFSHGSQDLYPKIFLALQRHLPHPTVTLIVVLYNLAAIAGGLCFGMLSERIGRRRAIALAALLALPLLPLWALPESAAWIAVGAMLIQFCIQGAWGVVPAYLNELSPADIRATFPGVAYQCGNLLAAGSSLIQNGIAARMGGNLAPALMLVVGSAGGAIVLLTMLAGGAHRSQLGAQPAER from the coding sequence ATGACTCCCCTGCCCCCGACCGGCGCCATACCCGCGCGCAGCGCGCGCGAGGCGCGCCATGTGGCGATCGCCTGCTTCCTGGGCTGGATGCTGGATGCCTGCGATTTCTTCGTGGTGCTGTTCACGCTGGACAATGTGGCGCGCAGCTATGCGGCGTCGATCGAGGCGGTGCTGCTGGCGCCGACATTGACCCTGATCAGCCGGCCGGTGGGGGCGTATCTGTTCGGCCGCGCCGCGGACCGGTACGGGCGGCGGCCGATCCTGATCGCGGCGATCCTGTGCTATTCGCTGGTCGAGCTGCTGTCGGCGCTGGCACCGACGCTGGGGCTGTTCCTGTTCCTGCGGCTGCTGTTCGGCGTGGCGCTGGGCGGCGAATGGGGGGTCGGGACCGCGCTGACCATGGAGAGCGTGCCGCCGCGCTGGCGCGGCATGACCTCGGGCCTGCTGCAGGCGGGGTATCCGGCCGGCTACCTGCTGGCATCGCTGCTGTTCCTGCTGCTGCCGGTGCTGGGCTGGCGCGGGTTGTTCGTCCTGAGCGCGTCCAGCGGACTGTCGGCCATCTATATCGTGCTGTTCGTCAAGGAAAGTCCGGAATGGCTGGCGCGGCACCGCGTGGCGGCGGGCGGCCCCGGGCGGAACCGGGGGCCGGCCGGGGCGCCGATCCTGCCGGTGCTGAAGCGGCATCGGGCGCTGGTGCTGTATGCGGTGTGCCTGATGACGGCGTTCAATGTCTTCAGCCACGGGTCGCAGGACCTGTATCCCAAGATCTTCCTGGCGTTGCAGAGGCATCTGCCGCATCCGACCGTCACGCTGATCGTGGTGCTGTACAATCTGGCGGCGATCGCGGGAGGGCTGTGCTTCGGCATGCTGTCCGAACGGATCGGGCGGCGGCGGGCGATCGCTCTGGCCGCGCTGCTGGCGCTGCCGCTGCTGCCGCTGTGGGCGCTGCCGGAATCGGCGGCCTGGATCGCGGTGGGGGCGATGCTGATCCAGTTCTGCATCCAGGGGGCATGGGGCGTGGTGCCGGCCTATCTGAACGAATTGTCGCCCGCGGACATCCGCGCGACCTTCCCCGGCGTGGCCTATCAATGCGGCAACCTGCTGGCGGCCGGTTCCAGCCTGATCCAGAATGGTATCGCGGCGCGGATGGGCGGCAACCTGGCGCCGGCGCTGATGCTGGTGGTGGGGAGCGCCGGCGGGGCGATCGTCCTGCTGACCATGCTGGCCGGCGGCGCGCATCGTTCGCAACTGGGTGCGCAGCCGGCGGAGCGGTGA
- the xylF gene encoding D-xylose ABC transporter substrate-binding protein: MFLCKFPRTAPPGNSLGHAGVSRRVVLGCALAFGLAAAGSHPAHASAQHPKIGFSIDDLRVERWAHDRDYFVAAAKALGATVNVQSADASESRQNAQIENLIARGMDVIVIVPFNSKVLTNTIAEAKQAGIKVISYDRLILDSDIDAYVSFDNVRVGEMQAQGVVDAAPRGNYYLLGGAPTDNNAKLLRQGQMTVLQPLVEAGKIKIVGAQWVPEWSATAALSITENALTANNNNIQGIVASNDGLAGGAIQALAAQGLAGKTAVCGQDADLAAVQRIVKGTQTMTVYKPIKLIASTAAKLAVQLAKGEKPAFTTKMNNGTKDVDTILLTPIALSRTNVDQVVKDGYYTQAQINAQ, translated from the coding sequence GTGTTTCTGTGCAAGTTTCCGCGCACGGCGCCCCCGGGGAATTCCCTTGGGCATGCCGGCGTATCGCGGCGGGTCGTCCTGGGCTGTGCGCTCGCATTCGGGCTGGCCGCCGCCGGTTCCCATCCGGCCCACGCATCGGCGCAGCATCCGAAGATCGGGTTTTCGATCGACGATCTGCGCGTGGAGCGCTGGGCGCATGACCGCGATTATTTCGTGGCGGCCGCCAAGGCGCTGGGCGCGACCGTGAACGTGCAGTCGGCGGATGCCAGCGAAAGCCGCCAGAACGCGCAGATCGAGAACCTGATCGCGCGCGGCATGGACGTGATCGTCATCGTGCCGTTCAACAGCAAGGTCCTGACCAATACGATCGCCGAGGCGAAGCAGGCGGGCATCAAGGTGATTTCGTATGATCGCCTGATCCTGGACAGCGACATCGATGCCTATGTGTCGTTCGACAATGTGCGCGTGGGCGAGATGCAGGCCCAGGGCGTGGTCGATGCCGCGCCGCGCGGCAATTATTATCTGCTGGGCGGGGCGCCGACGGACAACAACGCCAAGCTGCTGCGCCAAGGCCAGATGACGGTGCTGCAGCCGCTGGTGGAGGCGGGAAAGATCAAGATCGTGGGTGCGCAATGGGTACCCGAATGGAGCGCCACCGCCGCGCTGTCGATCACGGAAAACGCACTGACGGCCAATAACAACAACATCCAGGGCATCGTGGCGTCGAATGACGGCCTGGCCGGCGGGGCGATCCAGGCGCTGGCGGCGCAGGGACTGGCGGGCAAGACGGCGGTGTGCGGCCAGGACGCGGACCTGGCCGCCGTGCAGCGTATCGTCAAGGGCACGCAGACCATGACGGTGTACAAGCCGATCAAGCTGATCGCCTCGACCGCCGCCAAGCTGGCGGTGCAGTTGGCCAAGGGTGAAAAACCGGCCTTCACCACCAAGATGAATAACGGGACGAAGGATGTCGACACGATCCTGCTGACCCCGATCGCGCTGAGCCGGACCAATGTCGACCAGGTGGTCAAGGACGGGTACTACACCCAGGCCCAGATCAACGCGCAATAG
- a CDS encoding cytochrome ubiquinol oxidase subunit I: MHALDPLTLARIQFGFTVSFHILFPAITIGLASYLAVLEGLWLWRGNTVFKDLYHFWSKLFAVNFAMGVVSGLVMSYEFGTNWSYFSSYAGGVTGPLLTYEVLTAFFLEAGFLGVMLFGWDKVGRGLHFFSTVMVAIGTLISATWILASNSWMQTPQGYRIADGRIVPADWLQIIFNPSFPYRLAHMGIAAFLATALFVGAVAAWHLLRGRDDARIRTMMSMAMWMVLVVAPIQILVGDLHGRNTLEYQPAKVAAIEGHWENPPGESVPLILFGIPDMKSETTRYAIEIPHVGSVILTHSWSGTIPGLKDFKPEDRPNATVIFWTFRVMVGLGMLMLLLGVVALVLRWAGRLYSNRLFLRACLVMGPSGLVALLAGWLTTEIGRQPWVVYGVMRTADAVSAHSAMTLSLSLLIFVVLYCTVFGTGIGYLLKLAAHGPDEHTVTPVGDELDKRPARPLSAATESLN; this comes from the coding sequence ATGCACGCGCTCGATCCACTGACGCTTGCCCGCATACAGTTCGGTTTTACCGTTTCATTCCACATCCTGTTTCCGGCGATCACCATCGGGCTGGCCAGCTACCTGGCCGTGCTGGAGGGGTTGTGGCTGTGGCGGGGCAATACGGTCTTCAAGGACCTGTACCATTTCTGGTCCAAGCTGTTCGCCGTGAATTTCGCCATGGGCGTGGTGTCCGGCCTGGTCATGTCCTATGAGTTCGGGACCAACTGGAGCTATTTCTCCAGCTATGCCGGCGGCGTCACGGGGCCGCTTCTGACCTATGAGGTCCTGACGGCCTTCTTCCTGGAGGCGGGGTTCCTGGGGGTCATGCTGTTCGGCTGGGACAAGGTCGGGCGGGGATTGCATTTCTTCTCGACCGTCATGGTGGCGATCGGCACGCTGATTTCCGCGACCTGGATCCTGGCCTCGAACAGTTGGATGCAGACGCCGCAGGGCTATCGCATCGCGGACGGGCGGATCGTACCGGCGGACTGGCTGCAGATCATCTTCAACCCGTCCTTCCCGTACCGGCTGGCGCATATGGGTATCGCGGCCTTCCTGGCCACGGCGCTGTTCGTCGGCGCGGTGGCGGCGTGGCACCTGCTGCGCGGGCGGGACGATGCGCGCATCCGCACCATGATGTCGATGGCGATGTGGATGGTGCTGGTGGTGGCGCCGATCCAGATCCTGGTCGGCGACCTGCATGGCCGCAACACGCTGGAATACCAGCCGGCGAAGGTGGCGGCGATCGAGGGCCACTGGGAGAACCCGCCCGGCGAGAGCGTGCCGCTGATCCTGTTCGGCATTCCGGACATGAAGAGCGAGACCACGCGCTATGCCATCGAGATCCCGCATGTGGGCAGCGTGATCCTGACCCATAGCTGGAGCGGCACGATTCCGGGGCTGAAGGACTTCAAGCCCGAAGACCGGCCGAATGCCACGGTGATCTTCTGGACCTTCCGCGTGATGGTGGGGCTGGGCATGCTGATGCTGCTGCTGGGCGTGGTGGCGCTGGTGCTGCGCTGGGCGGGCAGGCTGTACAGCAACCGGCTGTTCCTGCGCGCCTGCCTGGTGATGGGGCCGTCGGGCCTGGTCGCGCTGCTGGCCGGCTGGCTGACGACCGAGATCGGCCGCCAGCCCTGGGTGGTCTATGGCGTGATGCGCACGGCGGACGCGGTGTCGGCCCATTCGGCGATGACGCTGAGCCTGAGCCTGCTGATCTTCGTCGTGCTGTATTGCACGGTGTTCGGCACGGGCATCGGCTATCTGCTGAAGCTGGCCGCGCACGGGCCGGACGAGCACACCGTCACCCCGGTGGGCGACGAGCTGGACAAGCGCCCGGCCCGCCCGCTGTCGGCGGCGACCGAATCGTTGAACTGA